One Phaseolus vulgaris cultivar G19833 chromosome 4, P. vulgaris v2.0, whole genome shotgun sequence DNA window includes the following coding sequences:
- the LOC137837133 gene encoding cytochrome c1-2, heme protein, mitochondrial-like — protein sequence MAGGVIRQLWRRKLQSCSSSSFTSPIITKKDGANSTGSNSLRALALVGAGVTGILSFSTTALADEAEHGLACPSYPWPHKGILSSYDHASIRRGHQVYQEVCASCHSMSLISYRDLVGVAYTEEEVKAMAAEIEVVDGPNDEGEMFTRPGKLSDRFPQPYANEAAARFANGGAYPPDLSLVTKARHNGQNYVFSLLTGYRDPPAGVSIREGLHYNPYFPGGAIAMPKMLNDGAVEYEDGTPSTESQMGKDIVSFLTWAAEPEMEERKLMGFKWIFVLSLALLQAAYYRRLRWSVLKSRKLVLDVVN from the exons ATGGCTGGAGGTGTTATTCGGCAGTTATGGAGGAGGAAACTCCAATCTTGTTCTTCT AGTTCTTTTACGTCACCCATTATCACAAAGAAAGATGGTGCCAACTCTACTGGCAGCAACTCCTTACGAGCACTAGCATTAGTAGGAGCTGGTGTCACGGGGATTTTAAGTTTTTCAACAACAGCATTAGCTGATGAAGCCGAGCATGGCCTGGCATGTCCCAGCTATCCATGGCCTCACAAGGGCATTCTCAGTTCATATGATCATGCTTC GATTCGTCGTGGTCATCAGGTTTATCAAGAAGTCTGTGCTTCATGTCATTCTATGTCTTTGATATCATACCGTGATTTGGTTGGTGTCGCTTATACAGAAGAAGAGGTAAAGGCTATGGCAGCGGAGATTGAGGTGGTTGATGGCCCTAATGATGAGGGTGAGATGTTTACGCGCCCTGGTAAACTCAGTGATCGCTTTCCTCAGCCATATGCAAATGAAGCTGCCGCAAGGTTTGCTAATGGTGGAGCCTATCCCCCAGATCTTAGTCTCGTCACCAAA GCTCGACACAATGGTCAGAACTATGTGTTTTCACTTTTGACTGGCTATCGCGACCCTCCTGCTGGTGTTTCA ATTAGAGAAGGACTGCACTACAATCCTTACTTTCCCGGTGGGGCCATTGCTATGCCTAAAATGCTTAATGATGGTGCTGTTGAATATGAAGATGGTACCCCTTCTACAGAATCTCAG ATGGGTAAAGATATAGTATCATTCCTGACCTGGGCAGCCGAACCCGAAATGGAGGAAAGAAAACTG ATGGGATTTAAATGGATATTTGTGCTATCACTTGCATTACTTCAAGCCGCCTACTACCGCCGCCTGCGGTGGTCAGTTCTAAAGTCTCGCAAGCTGGTTCTTGATGTTGTCAACTAG